The Dendropsophus ebraccatus isolate aDenEbr1 chromosome 10, aDenEbr1.pat, whole genome shotgun sequence genome has a segment encoding these proteins:
- the LOC138765716 gene encoding lymphocyte antigen 6 complex locus protein G6d-like isoform X1 — MRLTHLLSLSILFLFSFQTVHSLRCYSCTDGQCKTTTIVPCPEGSACLLVHVKNGSSEYDVTYCTLQSECKQPPAFIPSGASFSQTCCYTDLCNSAIVNKMALSIAGFLVLVSLYVSRF, encoded by the exons ATGCGGCTCACACATCTCCTATCCCTGTCCATTCTCTTCTTGTTCAGCTTTCAGACTG TTCATTCCCTGAGATGTTATTCATGCACAGATGGTCAATGTAAAACTACAACTATCGTCCCATGTCCGGAAGGATCTGCATGCCTATTAGTTCATGTTAAAAATG GTAGTTCTGAATATGACGTAACATATTGTACTCTACAGTCAGAATGTAAGCAGCCGCCTGCTTTTATACCCTCTGGTGCTTCATTCTCTCAGACCTGCTGCTATACAGATCTCTGCAATTCTGCCATCGTCAACAAGATGGCGCTCTCCATCGCCGGCTTCCTGGTCCTGGTGTCTCTATATGTCTCCAGGTTTTGA